The genomic DNA AGAAAAGGTAGGAGTTTTGACTCTCAATGAAGCTTTATCTTCAATCAAGGTGTAGCCCTTATTTTCCACTGCTTGCAGGAAGGGAAGACCTAATAAAAAGCCTAGACATCCTAAGGTAAACATTAAATTGTTGATCTTCATAGCTTTGATGGTAGAAGGTTTACACAAAAAAAACGAATATAGGAGATCTGTCAAAGAGACTCAAGAAAAAACTGAGCAAATGGAAGAGTAGAAAATAAAATTAAAAAAGCTTAAGTTTAAGACCTACGGCTGCTATCCTAGCTAAAGCAGACCTAGCTTGCCTCTTCTCTCCTCTCCTTGCCTTTTAAAGGTTTTACATTTTATAATAAACGAAAAAAAATAATCGAGGATGTTATCCCTTATGCTAGACATTAAGCTCCTGCGCAAAGATGCTAAAGGAATAGAGGCTAAACTAAAAACAAAAGATCCTAGCATCAATTTAACGGTGGTGATGGATTTAGATACGCAATTGCGTACTTTAAAAACCCAATTAGAGACTTTAAAAGCTACCCGCAATGAATTCTCTCAAAAAATTGGAGAAATGCGGCGCTTCAACCAAGATGCTAGCGAAATGGTTAAAGAAGTGGCTTCCATGGCGGATGAGATCCATTCGCTTGAGCATCAATGTCAGCAGGTAGAATACTCTTTTAATTATGAAATTTCTAAGCTTCCTAACCTTCCTATGGAAGATATTAAGGTTTCTTCCGATCCTAAGGATAATGTCATCTTTAAAGAGGTAGGAAACAAAAGAAATTTTGATTTTGCTTTCAAAAATCATGTCGAACTAAACGAAAAATTAAAACTATTTGATTTCGAACGCGGCGCCAAAATTTCCGGATCCGGATGGCCTGTCTATCGAGGTCTAGGTGCTCGCTTAGAGTGGGCACTCATTCAATATATGCTTAGTGTTCAAATTAAAAATGGTTTTGAGCAATGGATACCACCTCTTTTGGTAAGAAAAGAAATTGAGTATGGATCCGGGCAGCTGCCTAAGTTTGAAAATCAACAATTTAAAATCCATGATGAGGATTACCACCTTTATTTGATACCTACTGCAGAAGTTCCTTTAAATGGCCTCCATGCTCAAGAAATTCTAAATTCAGAGGAACTTCCTTTGAAATATACTGCTTACACTCCCTGCTTTCGCCGAGAGGCCGGCGCAGCAGGCTCTAACGAAAGAGGTTTAATTCGCGTCCATCAATTTAATAAAGTAGAAATGTTTTGCTTTTGCTCCCCTGAGCAAAGTCCTCTTCTATTTGAAGAAATGTTAAATAACGCAGAGGAAATTTTGCAAGGACTAGAACTTCACTATCGCATGGCCTTGCTAGTAACTGGAGATATGTCCTACGCTTCGGCTCGTACTGTAGACATTGAAGCTTGGCTGCCAGGCCAGAACCGGTACTATGAAGTCTCTTCTGTATCCAATTGCACAGATTTTCAAGCTAGACGTTCCAATATCCGTTTTCGTTCAGCAAAGGCAGGAAAACCTGAATTTGTTCATACACTCAACGGTTCCGGCTTAGCTACCTCGCGTCTAATGGTTTCTTTGCTCGAAAACAATCAAAATGCGGATGGATCTGTTAATATCCCCAAAGTATTGCAGAGCTACCTAGGAGTAGACAAGCTGGTTCCCCATGAGGATAAAAATTAAAAGCCCAAGCTTCTCATATTTTTTTTATCCGCAGGTAAACTTTTAAGGTTTATACCTTTCAGCCGAGGCTGAGGAAATTTGTGGGGTAGCTTTGCCTTAACCTCCTTGAATGAGGCTATATAGAGTATGACCAGCAATGAAAAAGTTAAGTAAATAATAAAAAAGATTAGAGAGATATAAATTAAAACTTTTATGTTTATTGCTTATCTTTTACTCTTGCTGATAGACCATAGAAAATAAATTTTCTAAAAAGCCAATTTCCCCTAACTTATATAAAAAACGGACTCTCATCATGTCTAACTCGCTTATTGACGATTTAATGCTTTTACTCGATCAAGCTCCCACAGCTTGGCATGCAGTAGATTATATAGGCAGATCTCTTCTTGCTGAAGGATTTAATGAACTGGAAGAAGCCCAAGAGTGGGAACTAGAAAAAGGCAAAGGTTATTTTCTTAAACGTAATGGGTCTTCTATTTGTGCTTTTATCACTCCTCATGAATCGTTCAAAAAAGCCCACCTGATTGCCTCACATACAGACAGCCCTGGCTTCAAATTAAAGCCTAACCCTGAATTTCGCCGCG from Neochlamydia sp. AcF84 includes the following:
- the serS gene encoding serine--tRNA ligase; its protein translation is MLDIKLLRKDAKGIEAKLKTKDPSINLTVVMDLDTQLRTLKTQLETLKATRNEFSQKIGEMRRFNQDASEMVKEVASMADEIHSLEHQCQQVEYSFNYEISKLPNLPMEDIKVSSDPKDNVIFKEVGNKRNFDFAFKNHVELNEKLKLFDFERGAKISGSGWPVYRGLGARLEWALIQYMLSVQIKNGFEQWIPPLLVRKEIEYGSGQLPKFENQQFKIHDEDYHLYLIPTAEVPLNGLHAQEILNSEELPLKYTAYTPCFRREAGAAGSNERGLIRVHQFNKVEMFCFCSPEQSPLLFEEMLNNAEEILQGLELHYRMALLVTGDMSYASARTVDIEAWLPGQNRYYEVSSVSNCTDFQARRSNIRFRSAKAGKPEFVHTLNGSGLATSRLMVSLLENNQNADGSVNIPKVLQSYLGVDKLVPHEDKN